The following proteins come from a genomic window of Meleagris gallopavo isolate NT-WF06-2002-E0010 breed Aviagen turkey brand Nicholas breeding stock chromosome Z, Turkey_5.1, whole genome shotgun sequence:
- the ZBTB5 gene encoding zinc finger and BTB domain-containing protein 5 — MDFPGHFEQIFQQLNYQRLHGQLCDCVIVVGNRHFKAHRSVLAACSTHFRALFTVAEGDQIMNMIQLDSEVVTAEAFAALIDMMYTSTLMLGESNVMDILLAASHLHLNSVVKACKHYLTTRTLPMSPPNDRVQEQNARIQRSFMLQQLGLSIVSSALSSTQSSEEQPSAMSSTMRSNIEQRSAFPIRRLHKRKQSSEDRARQRMRPAIDEAVSDVTAESGQSVVHSQEDFFSSDSLKMEDNSKADAVTDNQEDNNIMFDQSFSAQEDTQVPSQSDNSGGSISQMSSQATQVETSFDQEAASEKNSFPCDNPEVSIDGKEHMRVVVKSEPSSSPEPQDEVSDVTSQAEGSESVEVEGGVVSAEKIELSPESSDRSFSDPQSTTDRVGDIHIMDVSNNLEHKSTFSISNFLNKGRGGSYGAGQTTEDNIPNTTSDCRMDSDASFLMSPESGPAGGHSSATVSHVENPFSEPAESHFVRPMQDVMGLPCVQTSGYRAAEQFGMDFPRSGLGLHSLSRAMIGSIRGGASSFPGYRRIAPKMPVVTSVRSSQLQDNSPSSQLIINGTTSFENGHPSQPGPPQLTRASADVLSKCKKALSEHNVLVVEGARKYACKICCKTFLTLTDCKKHIRVHTGEKPYACLKCGKRFSQSSHLYKHSKTTCLRWQSSNLPSTLL, encoded by the coding sequence ATGGATTTTCCGGGGCACTTTGAGCAAATCTTTCAGCAGCTCAACTACCAGAGACTTCATGGCCAACTTTGTGACTGCGTCATTGTGGTGGGAAACAGGCATTTCAAAGCCCATCGCTCTGTTTTAGCAGCATGTAGTACACATTTCCGAGCTCTCTTCACTGTAGCAGAAGGAGATCAAATCATGAATATGATTCAGCTGGATAGCGAAGTGGTGACAGCAGAAGCTTTTGCTGCCCTCATAGACATGATGTACACTTCCACACTTATGCTTGGAGAGAGCAACGTTATGGATATCTTGCTGGCTGCATCTCACTTGCATTTGAACTCTGTTGTTAAAGCATGCAAACACTACCTTACTACCAGGACGCTGCCGATGTCTCCACCCAACGACAGGGTTCAAGAGCAAAACGCACGCATTCAAAGGTCTTTCATGCTTCAGCAGCTTGGGCTGAGCATTGTGAGCTCCGCCTTGAGTTCCACTCAGAGCTCAGAGGAGCAACCAAGCGCTATGAGTTCCACGATGAGAAGCAACATAGAGCAGCGCTCTGCTTTTCCTATTCGCCGTCTCCACAAGCGTAAACAGTCTTCTGAAGATCGGGCCAGGCAGCGAATGAGGCCTGCCATAGATGAGGCTGTTTCTGACGTGACTGCAGAGAGTGGGCAGTCAGTTGTTCATTCACAGgaggatttcttttcatcagatTCACTGAAGATGGAGGACAACTCTAAGGCTGATGCTGTCACTGATAACCAGGAGGATAATAATATTATGTTTGATCAGTCTTTCAGTGCTCAGGAAGATACTCAAGTGCCCAGCCAGTCTGACAACAGCGGAGGAAGTATTTCACAGATGTCATCACAGGCGACACAAGTGGAAACCAGCTTTGACCAGGAGGCCGCATCTGAGAAAAACAGCTTCCCGTGTGACAATCCAGAGGTCAGCATTGATGGAAAAGAGCACATGAGGGTGGTGGTTAAATCTGAGCCCTCGAGTTCCCCGGAGCCTCAGGATGAGGTGAGTGATGTCACTTCCCAAGCAGAAGGCAGCGAGTCTGTTGAAGTGGAAGGAGGAGTTGTGAGTGCAGAGAAGATAGAGCTGAGTCCTGAGAGCAGCGATCGTAGCTTTTCTGATCCGCAGTCTACTACAGATAGGGTAGGAGATATCCATATTATGGACGTGTCAAATAACCTGGAACACAAGTCTACTTTCAGTATCTCAAATTTTCTGAATAAAGGCAGAGGTGGCAGCTATGGTGCTGGTCAAACTACTGAGGACAACATTCCAAATACAACAAGTGACTGTAGAATGGACAGTGATGCTTCTTTCCTGATGAGTCCAGAGTCAGGGCCTGCTGGTGGTCATTCATCTGCCACAGTCTCTCATGTTGAGAATCCCTTCAGTGAGCCTGCGGAATCCCATTTTGTTAGACCAATGCAGGATGTGATGGGTCTTCCCTGTGTGCAGACTTCTGGGTACCGGGCTGCAGAACAGTTTGGTATGGACTTTCCAAGGTCAGGCTTGGGCTTGCATTCTCTGTCAAGGGCAATGATAGGCTCTATAAGAGGGGGAGCGAGTAGCTTTCCTGGCTACCGCCGCATAGCCCCCAAAATGCCTGTTGTAACCTCCGTCaggagctcccagctgcaggatAACTCGCCTAGTTCCCAGCTGATCATCAATGGGACCACTTCTTTTGAAAATGGGCATCCTTCGCAACCTGGTCCTCCACAGCTAACACGGGCATCTGCAGATGTTCTTTCAAAATGCAAGAAAGCCTTATCTGAGCACAATGTCTTGGTTGTAGAAGGTGCACGCAAATATGCATGTAAGATCTGCTGCAAGACTTTTTTGACCTTAACGGACTGTAAGAAACACATCCGTGTGCACACAGGAGAAAAGCCTTATGCCTGTCTGAAGTGTGGCAAACGGTTCAGCCAGTCCAGCCACCTTTATAAACATTCCAAAACAACCTGCCTGAGGTGGCAGAGTAGCAACCTACCTAGCACTTTGCTTTAA